One window of the Paenibacillus beijingensis genome contains the following:
- a CDS encoding flagellar protein FlgN, which translates to MSVQAVLETLREQLELYGQLLETAEQKTPVLVKNDIERLNVIMSKERKLVQKADELELRRSMLTNTYFSRLSLRLRSGKLSDMIRTVNHPGEKQQLIDIQSELAARLTELQRKNEHNQQLIRQSLDFIEYSLELVVDNPSDDFTYQHPMNRLSGGPRAGLFDTRG; encoded by the coding sequence ATGTCCGTACAAGCGGTACTGGAAACGCTGCGGGAGCAATTGGAACTTTACGGGCAGCTGCTTGAAACGGCGGAGCAAAAGACGCCCGTTCTGGTCAAAAATGATATCGAGCGTCTGAACGTCATTATGAGCAAAGAGCGGAAATTGGTGCAAAAGGCGGATGAGCTCGAGCTGCGGCGGAGCATGCTGACAAATACTTATTTTTCGCGCCTTTCCCTCCGTCTGCGCAGCGGCAAGCTGAGCGACATGATCCGGACGGTCAATCATCCGGGTGAGAAGCAGCAGCTGATCGACATCCAAAGCGAGCTGGCGGCAAGACTGACGGAGCTGCAGCGCAAAAACGAACACAACCAGCAGCTCATCCGCCAGTCGCTTGATTTTATCGAGTACTCGCTGGAGCTTGTCGTCGACAATCCCAGCGACGATTTTACATACCAGCATCCAATGAATCGTCTTAGCGGGGGACCGCGGGCCGGCCTGTTTGACACGAGAGGATAA
- the fliW gene encoding flagellar assembly protein FliW — MLIQTTRFGELEFDPNEIVFFPHGIPGFQNFKKYTIISLEESPFFYIQSVENGDLAFVSISPFEFYPEYEFQLPDHVERELEVKSIEEVRVFNIVSVKGNLEEATTNLVAPIVMNASNRKAVQVILENTGYSTRHALFHNEADQKEGS; from the coding sequence ATGTTAATTCAGACGACACGATTTGGAGAACTCGAATTCGACCCGAACGAGATCGTTTTTTTTCCGCATGGGATTCCGGGTTTTCAAAATTTCAAGAAGTATACGATCATTTCGCTGGAAGAGAGTCCGTTCTTTTATATTCAATCGGTGGAGAACGGCGATCTTGCGTTTGTATCCATTTCGCCTTTTGAGTTTTATCCTGAGTATGAATTCCAACTGCCCGATCATGTAGAGCGTGAACTGGAAGTGAAATCGATCGAGGAAGTCAGAGTGTTTAATATCGTCAGTGTAAAGGGCAATCTCGAAGAAGCGACGACCAACCTGGTTGCTCCGATTGTGATGAACGCCTCTAACCGAAAGGCCGTTCAAGTCATTTTAGAAAACACGGGTTACAGCACAAGACACGCCTTGTTTCACAATGAAGCGGATCAGAAGGAGGGGTCTTGA
- a CDS encoding glycosyltransferase family 2 protein, with protein MNKLSLVMIVRNEAAKLPRCLESASPYVDEIIIADTGSTDGTQSIAKNYGAAVFDCRWNDHFAEARNYALSQSSSKWNLVLDADEYMTHFNREAIRQFMAQSKGLGRIELISETVDDGEFNESRDFITRLLPAGVMFKGRIHEQADSDLLRVKVPITVRHDGYLNTDKSQRNIPLLLKELEEDQNNTYNYYQLGKQYKGINLLNEACHYLRLSYENLTGQERYAPNAVVQYLYALIAAREFEKAISIIEKNHSFVQGFPDYHFACGIFYLDFILSNPERYIHLLSRIELSYKTCIAIGETDRYDCVSGTGSYAALYNLGVYYEMTEHARQAESCYEAAAELGYDKAKNRLSTMRYAK; from the coding sequence ATGAATAAGCTGTCTCTGGTCATGATTGTACGCAATGAAGCCGCAAAGCTGCCCCGCTGCTTAGAGAGCGCATCTCCTTACGTTGATGAAATCATCATCGCCGATACGGGTTCAACGGACGGGACACAGTCGATTGCAAAGAATTACGGAGCCGCCGTATTTGACTGCCGATGGAATGATCATTTTGCTGAAGCTCGTAACTATGCGCTGTCCCAATCATCTTCTAAGTGGAATCTTGTTTTGGATGCGGACGAATATATGACGCATTTCAACCGTGAAGCCATCCGGCAATTTATGGCGCAATCGAAAGGATTAGGCCGAATTGAACTGATAAGCGAAACGGTTGACGATGGTGAATTCAACGAATCGCGAGATTTTATAACCCGTTTGCTTCCTGCCGGCGTGATGTTTAAGGGACGTATACACGAACAGGCCGATTCGGACTTGCTGCGAGTTAAAGTACCTATTACGGTTCGTCACGACGGTTATTTGAACACGGATAAATCGCAGCGGAATATTCCTTTATTGCTGAAAGAGCTTGAAGAGGATCAAAACAATACATACAACTATTACCAATTAGGCAAACAATATAAAGGCATTAACCTGCTGAATGAAGCCTGCCATTACTTACGGTTGTCTTATGAAAACTTAACCGGCCAGGAAAGATATGCCCCGAACGCAGTCGTGCAGTATTTATATGCCTTAATAGCTGCCCGGGAGTTTGAGAAAGCTATTTCCATCATTGAAAAAAACCATTCATTCGTACAAGGATTTCCCGATTATCATTTTGCTTGCGGGATTTTTTATCTGGATTTCATTCTGAGTAATCCGGAAAGATATATTCATCTTTTATCCCGAATCGAGCTTTCTTATAAAACTTGTATTGCGATCGGCGAAACGGACCGTTACGACTGCGTATCCGGTACGGGATCGTATGCTGCTTTATACAATTTAGGAGTTTACTACGAAATGACGGAGCATGCCCGGCAAGCCGAATCATGCTACGAGGCGGCAGCGGAATTAGGATATGACAAGGCGAAGAACCGTCTTTCAACGATGAGATACGCAAAATAA
- a CDS encoding flagellin, with translation MIINHNISALNTHRNMGLNQANSSKNMEKLSSGLRINRAADDAAGLSISENMRGQIRGLEQAQRNTQDGISFVQTAEGALNEVSAMLTRMKELNVQKANGTYQTADKDNIDLELNALGSQIDNIINNTTFNGISITAGASIATDDKGTVIAIGTIITASFSSLGSAKTLAEINTAITAVASERGKLGALQNRLEYTSNNLGTTTENLTASESRIRDTDMAKEMVQLTKNNILLQASQSMLAQANSAPQGVLSLLR, from the coding sequence ATGATTATCAACCACAATATTAGCGCATTAAACACGCACCGCAACATGGGATTGAACCAAGCTAACTCAAGCAAAAACATGGAGAAGCTATCTTCCGGTCTGCGCATTAACCGCGCTGCCGACGACGCTGCAGGTCTCTCCATTTCCGAGAACATGCGCGGCCAAATCCGCGGCCTGGAGCAAGCTCAACGCAACACGCAAGACGGCATCTCCTTCGTGCAAACGGCTGAGGGCGCGCTGAACGAAGTATCCGCAATGCTGACCCGCATGAAAGAGCTGAACGTTCAAAAAGCGAACGGCACGTACCAAACGGCAGATAAAGACAACATCGATCTGGAATTGAACGCACTCGGTTCGCAAATCGATAACATTATCAACAACACTACTTTTAATGGTATCAGCATTACTGCGGGTGCCAGCATCGCGACTGACGATAAAGGAACGGTTATTGCGATTGGTACGATTATAACTGCAAGTTTCTCGTCACTTGGGTCGGCAAAAACGCTCGCAGAAATCAACACTGCGATTACAGCAGTTGCTTCCGAGCGCGGCAAACTGGGCGCCCTGCAAAACCGTCTGGAATACACGTCCAACAACTTGGGAACAACGACGGAAAACCTTACCGCTTCGGAGTCCCGTATCCGCGATACGGATATGGCAAAAGAAATGGTACAGCTCACCAAAAACAACATCCTGCTTCAAGCTTCGCAGTCGATGCTGGCTCAGGCCAACTCCGCGCCGCAAGGCGTACTGTCGCTGCTTCGCTAA
- the flgL gene encoding flagellar hook-associated protein FlgL: protein MAFRVTQGMMHSQLIRNLNTNMGKMSDQQDQISTGRKINKPSDDPVGITYGLRYRTEIASNEQYKRNVDSAQSWLDFNDSQLDQATKIMQRINELSVQASTGTNTQTSLNSIKSEVDILKQQMVDVANSNFNGKYVFNGQKFDQIPFDKSSAGFDAKSVSPDQGSVIYAIGEGIQMPVNLTASEVFGDADSSGTTDNVFSVFDRLSSALGSGNYNAIQAEIASVNSRLNKIITARSEIGARTNRVDLMQDRLADMKLSLTSLQSKTEDADVEKLYMDSTVSQNVYQASLSVGAKIITPSLVNFLN, encoded by the coding sequence ATGGCATTCCGCGTTACACAGGGAATGATGCATTCCCAGCTCATACGGAATTTAAATACGAACATGGGCAAGATGTCCGATCAGCAGGATCAAATCTCAACAGGCCGAAAAATTAACAAGCCGTCCGATGACCCTGTAGGAATTACATATGGCCTCCGCTACCGGACGGAAATCGCGTCAAATGAACAATACAAAAGAAATGTAGATTCCGCTCAGTCCTGGCTTGATTTCAACGATTCCCAATTGGATCAGGCAACGAAAATTATGCAGCGGATTAACGAGCTTTCTGTCCAAGCCTCAACCGGCACGAATACCCAGACGTCGCTTAACAGTATAAAGTCCGAAGTCGATATATTAAAGCAGCAAATGGTAGATGTCGCAAACAGCAATTTTAACGGGAAATATGTGTTTAACGGACAAAAGTTCGATCAAATCCCTTTTGACAAAAGCTCTGCCGGATTTGACGCCAAATCTGTAAGCCCGGATCAGGGAAGCGTTATCTATGCAATCGGCGAAGGGATTCAAATGCCCGTTAATTTAACCGCAAGCGAAGTGTTTGGAGATGCGGATTCATCCGGTACAACCGACAATGTTTTTTCCGTATTCGATCGTCTTTCTTCTGCGCTGGGCAGCGGCAATTATAACGCAATTCAAGCGGAGATTGCCTCCGTTAATTCCCGCTTGAATAAAATCATTACCGCCCGCTCCGAGATCGGTGCCCGCACCAATCGCGTCGATTTGATGCAGGACCGGCTTGCCGATATGAAATTGAGTTTGACATCCCTGCAATCCAAAACAGAGGATGCGGACGTAGAGAAGCTGTATATGGATTCGACGGTCAGTCAAAATGTGTATCAGGCGTCTTTATCGGTTGGAGCAAAGATTATAACTCCTTCGCTCGTTAATTTTTTGAACTGA
- a CDS encoding ComF family protein: MFQRNPSTSGIGSRSSWASRALGLLSPAQMSCPVCGKACRSHHLNPGVPSGLPASFAAALCADCLGSVPWITHIECAVCGRAVRCDDCRRRQNGFLIRNRSAVRYDDPMKKLLALYKYRGKESLLPYLADMLSPAFEALSADLMQRSSQFRANPVTAPTANSHMAMKEVLANQAAFAKMAASAMMKAPFFSLSRFSGLWKSIRLPRQPAPEPVWDMFTFVPVSLERLEERGFNQAERFASALGERYRIPVVPLLERARHTGKQSFKTRSERLRDTSALFRALPDASSVLRKWTCSTSTEMPVFQYRPLRILIIDDIYTTGGTLHDCARALEEALPEKLELYSLTWARS; the protein is encoded by the coding sequence ATGTTCCAGCGAAATCCCAGTACATCCGGAATCGGAAGCAGATCCTCTTGGGCATCACGGGCACTCGGACTGCTTTCCCCGGCGCAGATGAGCTGTCCCGTGTGCGGGAAAGCCTGCCGTTCACATCATCTAAATCCGGGTGTACCATCCGGCCTTCCGGCGTCTTTTGCCGCCGCACTGTGTGCGGATTGTCTAGGCTCCGTTCCGTGGATCACACATATCGAATGCGCGGTTTGCGGACGTGCCGTCCGCTGCGACGATTGCCGCCGCCGGCAAAACGGATTTTTGATCCGCAACCGCAGCGCCGTCCGCTACGACGATCCGATGAAAAAGCTGCTTGCCTTGTATAAATACCGGGGTAAAGAAAGTCTTCTTCCCTATTTGGCGGATATGCTGTCTCCGGCCTTCGAAGCGCTTTCCGCCGACTTGATGCAACGATCTTCACAATTCCGGGCCAACCCGGTAACCGCCCCGACCGCTAATTCTCACATGGCCATGAAGGAAGTCCTTGCCAATCAGGCGGCCTTTGCCAAGATGGCAGCCTCTGCCATGATGAAGGCACCCTTTTTCTCCCTCTCCCGTTTCTCCGGCTTGTGGAAAAGTATACGCCTGCCACGCCAGCCTGCACCAGAGCCGGTGTGGGACATGTTTACTTTCGTGCCGGTCAGTTTGGAGCGGCTGGAGGAGCGCGGGTTCAATCAGGCGGAGCGGTTTGCATCGGCACTTGGAGAACGGTACCGGATACCGGTCGTGCCGCTGCTGGAAAGAGCGCGCCATACCGGCAAGCAAAGCTTTAAGACGCGCTCTGAGCGTCTCCGCGATACTTCGGCGCTGTTTCGGGCTTTACCGGATGCATCATCCGTTTTACGAAAATGGACTTGTTCCACCTCAACCGAAATGCCCGTTTTCCAGTACCGTCCGCTGCGCATTCTGATTATCGATGATATTTATACGACGGGCGGGACCCTTCATGATTGCGCGAGGGCGCTGGAAGAAGCCTTGCCGGAAAAGCTCGAGCTTTACTCCTTGACCTGGGCGCGCTCATAG
- a CDS encoding flagellar protein FlaG, producing the protein MKITSVSTGQPMLTDTNTNESLKSDSNKNQLINTTEALRLAQLRGEKITIGDEQKIKAVDRAIKAMEGPHTTFEFSVHKETNAIMIKVLDKDTGEMIREIPSEKTLDIAAKMMEIAGILIDHKV; encoded by the coding sequence ATGAAAATTACTTCGGTCAGTACAGGACAACCGATGCTTACAGACACAAACACCAACGAATCACTTAAATCCGACAGTAATAAAAACCAGTTAATCAATACAACGGAAGCGCTTCGCCTGGCTCAGCTTCGGGGCGAAAAAATAACAATCGGCGATGAACAGAAAATTAAAGCGGTCGACCGCGCGATCAAGGCGATGGAAGGTCCGCACACCACATTTGAGTTTTCGGTTCATAAAGAAACAAATGCCATTATGATCAAAGTGTTAGACAAGGACACCGGCGAAATGATTCGTGAAATTCCGTCGGAGAAAACGCTGGATATAGCGGCCAAAATGATGGAAATCGCAGGGATTTTAATTGATCATAAAGTATAG
- the flgK gene encoding flagellar hook-associated protein FlgK — translation MASTFHSIETAKRSLFTQQTALGTTGHNIANANTEGYTRQRVTMTASKPMEAYGLNRSTATGQLGTGVEAASIERIRTAFLDEQYRNESKFLGSWQIQSETLDKLEKVLNEPSDNGIRTVFEKFWSSWSDLSKDPENVTNRQIVKQNALALVDSFNQTSEHLEDLNADLSASIDAKASQANTMIQSISDLNVQIKKIEALGDDANDLRDKRDLLTDKLSKLVNVTVNDTADGYSISMGNSALVNGAVATALTNATLTGAYQSGDLNGGEIFGTIRSRDAYLADFQAQLDTLANTLANGEFQVTIPKGSILPGTTTPLAADTPMTVKGINGLHKLGYTLESPATAGQDFFTFDATAGASGITAASIRLNPAIYTDSNKIATSMRTSTDSSGVTTVIKGNNSLALLMSEAKDAAFKFDQTATGGPVTNATVGNFYNSLVGAIGVQSQEAQRQYDNATAMVAQVDSSRQSVSGVSMDEEMSDMIKFQNAYNAAARFMTTIDEMLEKLINGTGTVGR, via the coding sequence TTGGCGTCTACTTTTCACAGCATTGAAACGGCCAAACGGAGCTTGTTTACTCAGCAGACAGCATTGGGCACGACAGGACATAATATCGCCAATGCCAATACGGAAGGATATACCCGGCAGCGGGTTACGATGACGGCGTCCAAACCGATGGAGGCTTACGGATTAAATCGTTCAACTGCAACGGGCCAACTGGGTACGGGGGTTGAGGCGGCCTCCATTGAGCGGATCCGTACCGCTTTTCTGGACGAACAATACCGGAATGAAAGCAAGTTCCTTGGAAGCTGGCAAATTCAGTCCGAGACGCTCGACAAGCTCGAGAAAGTACTTAACGAACCGTCGGACAACGGGATTCGCACGGTTTTCGAAAAGTTCTGGTCCTCTTGGTCGGACTTAAGCAAAGATCCGGAAAATGTAACCAACCGCCAGATCGTCAAGCAAAATGCATTGGCACTAGTGGACTCCTTTAATCAGACAAGCGAGCATCTGGAAGACTTAAACGCTGATCTGTCTGCAAGTATTGACGCAAAGGCCTCACAAGCGAACACGATGATACAGTCCATTTCAGATTTGAATGTACAGATTAAGAAGATTGAAGCATTGGGCGACGACGCCAACGATCTTCGCGATAAACGGGATCTGTTGACAGACAAATTATCCAAGCTGGTGAACGTGACGGTTAATGATACAGCCGACGGATACAGCATTTCAATGGGAAATTCGGCTCTTGTGAATGGAGCTGTAGCAACCGCGCTTACCAATGCAACGTTAACCGGCGCTTATCAATCCGGCGACCTCAATGGCGGCGAGATTTTCGGTACGATAAGATCAAGAGATGCCTACCTGGCTGATTTTCAAGCTCAATTGGATACTTTGGCTAATACACTTGCCAATGGGGAGTTTCAAGTCACCATTCCGAAAGGATCCATATTACCCGGAACAACGACGCCTCTTGCTGCCGATACTCCGATGACGGTTAAAGGCATTAACGGTCTTCATAAGCTTGGCTATACGCTGGAGTCTCCGGCAACCGCCGGTCAGGATTTCTTTACTTTCGATGCGACTGCGGGCGCAAGCGGCATCACGGCCGCCAGTATCCGCTTGAACCCTGCGATTTATACGGACAGCAATAAAATCGCCACTTCAATGCGTACGTCTACCGATTCATCGGGAGTGACTACCGTCATTAAAGGAAACAACAGTCTGGCGCTGTTGATGTCGGAAGCCAAGGACGCAGCCTTTAAATTTGATCAGACGGCAACCGGCGGACCCGTCACAAACGCAACCGTCGGTAATTTTTATAATTCACTCGTTGGTGCAATTGGCGTTCAATCGCAAGAGGCGCAGCGGCAATACGACAATGCAACCGCTATGGTTGCCCAGGTGGACAGCAGCCGCCAGTCGGTAAGCGGCGTTTCGATGGACGAGGAAATGTCCGATATGATCAAGTTTCAAAATGCGTACAACGCGGCTGCAAGATTCATGACAACGATCGATGAAATGCTGGAAAAACTCATTAACGGAACCGGAACGGTAGGCCGTTAA
- a CDS encoding DUF6470 family protein, whose translation MKLPQLQIYQQPAKLGFRTEWGKVSIHQQQAEQQFHTVPTQVDITSSQPVVVIDQSLTWDAINGGKPEAFIQRIYSQTGEYMKRHTIDINHKWQRIADLSTKHNPIPDLAREELGRERPALPVYGPASVMNTKFDPQVRKPEIKVTPGYIEKDVQTHPVDIRFTPGKVHFYMEQYPSVTIVPPPVVDLRG comes from the coding sequence ATGAAGCTGCCTCAGCTACAAATTTACCAGCAGCCAGCCAAACTCGGATTTCGAACGGAATGGGGAAAAGTAAGTATTCATCAGCAGCAAGCAGAGCAGCAATTTCATACGGTTCCAACGCAAGTTGACATTACATCATCGCAGCCGGTTGTTGTCATCGATCAGTCACTTACATGGGATGCGATTAACGGGGGAAAGCCGGAGGCTTTCATACAGCGTATATACTCTCAGACGGGGGAGTATATGAAGCGGCACACGATAGATATTAATCACAAATGGCAGCGGATCGCCGATTTATCAACGAAACACAATCCGATTCCGGATCTTGCCCGTGAAGAGCTGGGGCGGGAGCGGCCCGCGCTTCCCGTGTACGGACCTGCGTCAGTTATGAACACCAAATTCGATCCGCAGGTACGCAAACCGGAAATAAAAGTAACACCGGGTTATATTGAAAAAGACGTTCAAACGCATCCGGTGGACATTCGATTCACACCGGGAAAAGTCCATTTTTATATGGAGCAATACCCATCGGTTACGATTGTACCCCCGCCCGTTGTCGATTTGCGCGGTTAA
- a CDS encoding TIGR03826 family flagellar region protein, whose product MNLDNCPRCGKLFAKNFRDICPSCMREIDKEYESCAEFLRKNRGAIIYEVSEHTNVSIRQITRFIREGRISLIEAYNLGYPCEVCGDMIRENNMCNSCRSRLIKEVNRLEGVNTDDSRAAASRLSYQINERLKDR is encoded by the coding sequence ATGAATCTGGACAACTGCCCCCGCTGCGGTAAACTGTTTGCCAAAAATTTTCGTGATATATGTCCTTCTTGCATGAGGGAAATCGATAAGGAGTACGAGAGCTGCGCCGAATTTCTGCGTAAAAACAGAGGGGCAATCATTTACGAGGTGTCGGAGCATACGAACGTTTCGATTCGTCAGATTACGCGGTTTATCCGTGAAGGGCGTATTTCGCTAATAGAAGCCTACAATTTAGGCTATCCCTGTGAAGTATGCGGCGATATGATTCGTGAAAATAATATGTGCAACTCCTGCCGTTCCCGGTTGATCAAGGAAGTGAACCGGCTGGAAGGCGTGAACACCGATGACAGCCGCGCCGCCGCTTCCCGGCTATCCTACCAGATCAATGAACGGCTCAAAGACCGGTAA
- the flgM gene encoding flagellar biosynthesis anti-sigma factor FlgM — MKINETQRLNAVNTYRKQHETHTAETARKKQTDKVEISAEAKEMLQSSQAQNADRAQRVADLKQQVSSGTYHVDAGKIAEKMWPYLKS, encoded by the coding sequence TTGAAAATTAACGAAACCCAGCGGCTGAATGCCGTCAATACGTACCGGAAGCAGCATGAGACGCATACTGCTGAGACCGCCCGGAAGAAGCAGACCGATAAGGTAGAAATTTCCGCCGAAGCGAAGGAAATGCTGCAGAGCAGCCAGGCGCAGAACGCCGATCGTGCGCAGCGCGTGGCCGATTTGAAACAGCAGGTATCTTCGGGAACGTACCATGTCGATGCGGGCAAAATTGCCGAGAAAATGTGGCCTTACTTGAAATCCTAA
- the csrA gene encoding carbon storage regulator CsrA, with amino-acid sequence MLVLGRKKGEAILIGGDIEISVLEITSDGVKIGISAPKEVGILRKELFISVADSNRDALQPNLSITDLKKQFQGLKNL; translated from the coding sequence ATGCTCGTGCTTGGACGCAAAAAAGGCGAGGCGATTCTGATCGGCGGCGATATCGAAATCAGCGTGCTGGAAATTACCTCCGACGGTGTGAAAATCGGGATATCCGCTCCGAAGGAAGTGGGCATTTTGCGGAAAGAACTGTTCATTTCCGTTGCCGATTCCAACCGTGACGCCCTGCAGCCGAATTTATCCATAACCGACTTGAAAAAGCAGTTTCAAGGTCTGAAAAACTTGTAA